One Synechocystis sp. LKSZ1 genomic window, GTCTCATTGGCTTAAAATGGGCTTAAATAACTTTGATAATCTTCGCTAATTTTAGACAGTCTTAGGTAATCAGATTTTGAGCAAAAACCCAAAAACCGGACTAGATAAGCGTTTGAAGTTATTGCGAATATGGCTCAGGCGGGATTTGAACCTGCGACCTTGGGCTTATGAGTCCCCTTGGCAAATTTTCAAACCCTAGTTATAGCAATAGTTAAGCCAGCCCCAAAACGAGACTGGCTTAAAGTTGGCTTAAATTGAGCAAAATATCCCCCCTACTCTTCCCTAAAATCCCCCTTAGAATCGCCACGTTTTTGCTGATACTGAAAAGCAGTGCCAGCGGCAGATGTCAAACCTGCAGCAAAACCCAATCCGCCCTGATTGTTCATAAAAATACTAGGAACGGCAATACAGACCGCAACGATCATCGTCAATACCGGGAAGTCAAGCAACTTCGCCATATTTCCCCGCATTAACCAGGAAGGAATACTGACTGACGACCTCCTCCAAAATTAGCTGGGCCTTGCGCGGCGTAATGGCCTCATAGTGGCTCGTTTCCTCGTAGATAATGTTTTCCACTTTGGCCCGTAGTTCTGGCTCATCGTAGATAGCAATCCACTTAGGCATTACCTGATCCAGCCGATTAAGCACCGGGGGGACATATTTGATGATGCCCCGTTTTGTCCACTTGGCTAGAAATGGCTCTAATAAACCCTTCGTTAAAGCGACTCCCAGCAGGAAGGTAAGAAAGCTAATCACAGTTTTTTCCTCCAGTTCTTAGCGAGTTCTGCAATTTCGCCGGCCTTGTCCAGGCCATTGATACAACGGCGGGCGTTGTAAAAATCAGCCTTGTCCCCGTTGATATAGTCGGTGATCTTCCGGCCAGTGAAAGCGCCGGTCTTGAAACCGTGAACCATGATAAATAAGGCGACGTTTGGCTCAAGGGCCAGGTCGGGATTTTTGACCAAAGGGATACCCAAGATTCGCTCGTATTTTAAGTAATTACGAAGCCAGGTTATTTGGGTAAGGCCACGCCCATAGTAGGGGAAATAACGGAGGTGTCGCCGCCGCCAATCCTCCGACAACCAGTAGGCCTCTTTGACCGGCTTAAAAGTGCGGTTTGTCTCCCATTCCGTCGTCGCTAGAACGTAAGCAGTCTGATTGGTTGAACCGATTTTCTGCTGGCGGCATTCGTAAATAATGGCATCCACCATGCCTTCTTTAGTAGAAAAATCATGGGTCTTGCCGGGTCTTGTCAGGGCCAAAACTTCCTCTTGAAGCAAGGCCCAAGAGTCTGGCCCAATCCATTCCGGTTCCGAGCGGTGATTATCGGCTTTGAACTCGGCCCAGGCCGACCGGGTGCGTGGGCCAAACATCCCATCAACCGGCCCGACCGGATAACCAAGGGTCTTGAGACTGGTCTGAACCTGCGTCAACAGTTCGTCAGGAAGATCACTTAATAGCGTCGCCGTTTGAATAGCGTTCATTGTTGTTATTTCTGGTTTGGGTTTGGCGGTACTCGTTGAGGTCTTCGCGTAGGCTCTTGACGGTTTCCTCCAGGCGAATAAACCGGGCCTCTTGGGTAACGGCCGCATCGGTGAGGGTCTTGTTAACGGAAATCACGCCGACCCCAATGCTGAGCATCACGCCGATCATGGTGACGCTGATCCAAATGTCGTTGGCCCTGGGGGGGTGAGGGGGTATCTCGTTCATGGCGGGGAGACTAAGCAGTTTCAACACGAATTTTTAGAGGGGACTAGGGTTATGGGTTATCTGTCCAGATCTGGACAGTAACAAACCAAGAAAAGCCCAGTCGTGAATAGCGATAATTAATCCCTTTAAGAGCCAGGGCCCGGTCATTGACCCAGATAGGAGGAGCCACAAGCTGAATCACCTGTGGCTCTGGGGTTGGGTATAAACGCTGGACATCAAACAAATTAGGGGAATCCGTTAGGGTCAGACCGGCTTGCCCGATGTATCCCCAAAAACGATAGGGGGGCAGAATGCCTTCTGGAAGTTGAGCATGAACCCGGAACCATTCCCCCGCCATTGGCACAGAAAATAGCCAATCGTTGGTGAGGTTGGCCCCGAATAGGTTAGTCCAGGTCAAGCTCGAACTCCATCTCAATCATCTGCTCGTCGTAGGCTCCCCCCTCCAGGTATTCGTCTAATTCCGCCATGGTTACAGGCCTGGGCAATAATTCACCTGGCATCACCACAAAGGCGTAACTGTCGCCGTCTTTAGCCGCCACTTCCCCCCAATCGGGGCGGGGAGTCATCAGCGTTTCGTCAAACAGCGGGTCACCAGGGAGGATTAAGGGGGAGTCACTCATTAGGGGTTAGGAATTAGGTCGTAGTCAACGCCAGAGATAGTAAATCCCGCCGCCGCCGCCGCATCCATCACAGAAGCCTGCGGTTTGACAAAGGTGGATTGGGTACCAGCCGCCGTTTTGCGAGACGCACGGGGAGGCTTAGGCTCTTGGACACCCCAAACCAGATCCGATGCGTCGGCCCCTGCGGCCTGAACGATTCCCAAAGTGCCGATAATATCCAATTCGCTAGTGGGTAGGTTCCAAGCGTATTTCCAGCCCCCTGGCATATCAACGTAAACCGTCCGGGTGCGGCCGGAGCTTTTAACCCCCCGGCGGCCCGTTCTGTCGTTCACAGTCCAGCCTGCTGTGCTTTTTAGTGTGCTCACTTTGTTGGTAGAGCAAAAGCTGGAAAAGGTGTTTTCCGAGCCGTCGTAGGTTGCACGGGGGGGCTTGGGGGAGTTACAACCAAAGAAGACCCCAGCGGCTCCAGCATAAGCCGTGTGACCAAGGGCTGCCTTGTGTGTATTATGCCCTTCTTGCTGAGTTAAAAAACCGTACTTTTTGTCATTCAGCGTAACGTAAACTTTGACTCTCTCGCCTCGATTACGTGCCATAAATAGACTCCTTTAGGCTAATGCCTAGGTAAGGTTGACTTAAGCGTTAGTGCCGACCGTTTGGTCGAAGTTAACCGGCGCGACGTAACGCATTTGTTGGCTGAAAACAATCCCGCCTTGATCCGGGTTGTAGCCAGCATTGGTAGGAGTAAAGAAGCTGGTAAGCTCACTATCCTCAGGGGCTAGAGCGGCATTGGCGGCTTCCTGGGCAGTGTAACAAGCCGTCAGTAACTTGGACATTACTTCAACAACACCTTCATTGGTTAGGGCGGTATAAGTGTCGCCAGTAAGAGCAGATAAGGAAACAGTAATATCCCCAGCAGCATACTCAAGAACATCACCGCCAAGCGCGGTATCCAATTCTTGAAAGGTCAAATTTTTAAGAACAGCCATAAAAGCTCCTTTAGATATCAACAGTTTTGTTATAGCCCAAGATTTTGCTAAAAACATCAGCGATGACCAGGGCAGTGTACTGCTCACTAGCCCGAATTCTACTTTTTATTTGTGGTTCCAGATTGCCCCGACGACCCTTAGGGTGCTCGAAAATCCTGGGTAATCCAACACAGTCTTAGATAGGGGTGAGTACAAAATAACAATAAAGTTTTGTAAAGTATTTGACGGCATAAAAAAGTACCGCCTAAAAGTCCCCATTATTGATGGAAGCCGTTTTTGGCTGGGGCAATGGTCAGTGGGAATTTATTGGTGTAGAGGGGACTGAGAGCAGACTAACTGATCAGTGGGCTTTCAAAGTCACTTTCTTTCTCGGTATCAACGTAGATTTTGAAGCGCTTCTTGGCCCACTCTTTGTTCTTGGTGTGTAGATAGCTGGGGTCTGTGATGCCATTGGTAGAGCGCACAATGGTATAGGTTCCAAAGGCGGGATACATCAGGACACTGCGTTTTTTCTCTGCGGGGGGCAGAAGCGAGTCGTCTATTTCTGTATGGGCAGGAAATCCTACCATCTTGGCGT contains:
- a CDS encoding peptidoglycan-binding protein; this translates as MNAIQTATLLSDLPDELLTQVQTSLKTLGYPVGPVDGMFGPRTRSAWAEFKADNHRSEPEWIGPDSWALLQEEVLALTRPGKTHDFSTKEGMVDAIIYECRQQKIGSTNQTAYVLATTEWETNRTFKPVKEAYWLSEDWRRRHLRYFPYYGRGLTQITWLRNYLKYERILGIPLVKNPDLALEPNVALFIMVHGFKTGAFTGRKITDYINGDKADFYNARRCINGLDKAGEIAELAKNWRKKL